The Chryseobacterium geocarposphaerae genome window below encodes:
- the namA gene encoding NADPH dehydrogenase NamA, giving the protein MLYSPIQFRNVELKNRWVMSPMCMYSCENGLANDFHFVHYGSRAQGGTGLIMVEATGVEPRGRITNHCMGIWNDEQAEKLQKIVDFVHQNSESKIGIQLAHAGRKGSTWNNIQIPVEEGWETVAPSPIPYHPTERIPHVLTVDEIKEQVQNFKNAARRAVKAGFDIVEIHGAHGYLVHQFLSPLSNIRTDEYGGSFENRVRFLLEIVEAVNEELNENVALFVRISGTEYAENGWNIEDSVELAKILKSYSVDLIDVSSGGNIHGAKITVFDGYQVPLSSEVKNKAEVKTGAVGLIKKVKQAEEILQKGDADLIFVAREILRNPYIAVQGSFEMNEESFFPHQYLRAKISS; this is encoded by the coding sequence ATGTTATATTCACCAATACAATTTAGAAATGTGGAATTGAAGAATCGTTGGGTAATGTCTCCAATGTGTATGTATTCTTGCGAAAACGGATTGGCTAATGATTTTCATTTTGTGCATTACGGAAGTCGTGCACAAGGAGGAACAGGACTTATTATGGTGGAAGCAACCGGAGTAGAACCTCGGGGAAGAATTACGAATCACTGTATGGGAATCTGGAATGATGAGCAGGCCGAAAAACTTCAGAAAATCGTTGATTTTGTGCATCAGAATTCTGAAAGTAAAATAGGAATCCAGCTTGCTCATGCAGGGAGAAAAGGCTCTACCTGGAATAATATTCAGATTCCGGTGGAAGAAGGTTGGGAAACCGTAGCTCCAAGTCCTATTCCTTATCATCCTACTGAAAGAATTCCTCATGTTTTGACAGTGGATGAAATTAAAGAACAGGTTCAGAATTTTAAAAATGCGGCAAGAAGAGCTGTGAAAGCAGGTTTTGACATTGTTGAAATTCATGGGGCTCATGGATATTTAGTCCACCAGTTCTTATCACCACTTTCTAATATCAGAACAGATGAATATGGGGGAAGCTTTGAAAACAGGGTTCGGTTTTTACTTGAAATTGTAGAAGCCGTAAATGAGGAATTAAATGAAAATGTAGCTCTTTTTGTCAGAATTTCAGGAACAGAATATGCTGAAAACGGCTGGAATATTGAAGATAGTGTAGAGTTGGCAAAAATCCTAAAATCGTATAGTGTAGATCTGATTGATGTTTCCAGTGGGGGAAATATTCACGGAGCAAAAATTACTGTTTTTGATGGTTATCAGGTTCCCTTGTCTTCTGAAGTTAAAAACAAAGCGGAAGTAAAAACAGGAGCAGTAGGACTGATTAAGAAAGTAAAACAGGCTGAAGAAATTCTGCAGAAAGGAGACGCTGACCTTATATTCGTAGCAAGGGAAATTCTTAGGAATCCTTATATTGCAGTACAAGGTTCGTTTGAAATGAATGAAGAATCTTTTTTTCCACATCAGTATTTGAGGGCAAAAATTTCTTCTTAA
- the cdd gene encoding cytidine deaminase: MRKDIHIGYEHFKNSNELSEIEQALFEKAKSAREKAYAPYSDFFVGCAILLENGDIFSGSNQENAAFPSGLCAERTTLYWVAANFPNEKIKKIFIVGGPKEFSENNPPIPPCGSCRQSIIEYETKQNENIELYFANLNEETIKVHSIKDLLPFSFDGTYL; this comes from the coding sequence ATGAGAAAAGATATACATATTGGTTATGAGCATTTCAAAAACAGCAATGAGCTGAGTGAAATCGAACAGGCGCTTTTTGAAAAAGCCAAGTCGGCAAGAGAGAAAGCTTATGCTCCTTATTCGGATTTTTTTGTGGGATGTGCCATACTTTTGGAGAATGGAGATATCTTTTCGGGAAGCAATCAGGAAAACGCAGCGTTTCCTTCGGGGCTTTGTGCGGAAAGAACAACGCTTTACTGGGTTGCCGCAAATTTTCCTAATGAAAAAATTAAAAAAATCTTTATTGTAGGAGGTCCTAAAGAATTTTCTGAAAACAACCCACCTATTCCACCTTGCGGATCATGCCGACAAAGTATCATAGAATATGAAACCAAGCAAAATGAAAATATTGAACTTTATTTTGCCAATTTAAACGAAGAAACCATCAAAGTACATTCTATAAAAGATCTTCTTCCTTTTTCTTTTGACGGAACTTATTTATAG
- a CDS encoding TonB-dependent receptor plug domain-containing protein, whose protein sequence is MDIKRSLVLLFASYGCFLFAQEKTIDTIYVFDSQMNKVKLFHKVNTLKAEDVEKNSTNLSETLRFQSPVYIKENGRGAVSSPSFRGTTAQQTAFVWNGININSMFLGQGDINNISLSGFEQMDIKAGGGSVIYGSGAIGGSIHLNNILDFNKGIHASLFSEAGSFDTYNNFARVSFSNDKLSFKVSGNYSISQNDYEVEEVNYRNRNGQYNNSNINIAVAYKIAPHHQISWISEFFNGNQHYPVFFADIQTKTKYETQNIRSLIAWDWNTSRFTNAFKAAYTEENFQYFNNIDQPKSSGGTGKNYILKNDLNYFLSSKWNLNLITEFQVNDGEGYQSGIKKVSRNIGSVSGLVRYFATKDLRFEGGIKKDFVENISSPVLFSLSGNWKALKWYETSLNISRNFRYPTFNDLYWYPGGNENLKPETSYQFELRNQFKISDIKLSVTPYYMKIYDMIQWLPSSLGNHSPVNTDEVESYGLESQIEYAKKFGNHALKGNLGYSYSKSVNMETHKQQMYVPLHKFFGNIDYQYQFLRVYVQGMFNGLTYTDTDEKRSAAIDPYFVMNAGVSGTVLKNYTLGFKVNNIFNQVYQSTAYYYMPQRHYSINLTINF, encoded by the coding sequence ATGGATATTAAAAGATCTTTAGTACTGCTTTTTGCGTCTTACGGTTGTTTTCTTTTTGCACAAGAGAAAACGATTGATACTATTTATGTCTTCGACAGCCAGATGAATAAGGTAAAACTTTTCCATAAAGTCAATACCCTTAAAGCTGAAGACGTCGAAAAAAATTCTACCAATCTTTCCGAAACATTACGTTTTCAGTCTCCCGTTTATATTAAAGAAAATGGCCGAGGTGCGGTTTCTTCGCCTTCATTCAGGGGAACAACAGCGCAACAGACTGCTTTTGTATGGAACGGAATCAACATAAACTCTATGTTTTTAGGACAAGGAGATATCAACAATATTTCTTTATCCGGGTTTGAACAAATGGATATTAAGGCAGGCGGCGGAAGTGTAATATATGGAAGCGGTGCCATTGGAGGAAGCATACACTTAAACAACATTTTGGATTTTAATAAAGGGATTCATGCCTCATTATTTTCTGAAGCAGGATCTTTTGATACGTATAATAACTTTGCAAGGGTTTCTTTTAGTAATGATAAATTAAGCTTTAAAGTTTCCGGAAATTATTCAATCAGCCAAAATGATTATGAAGTTGAAGAAGTAAATTACAGGAACAGAAACGGACAATATAATAACTCAAATATCAATATTGCCGTTGCTTATAAAATTGCACCTCATCATCAAATTTCCTGGATCTCGGAGTTTTTTAACGGAAATCAGCACTACCCTGTTTTTTTTGCAGATATTCAGACCAAAACAAAATATGAGACTCAAAATATCCGAAGCCTGATTGCCTGGGACTGGAATACTTCCAGATTTACCAATGCCTTTAAAGCGGCTTATACAGAGGAAAACTTTCAATATTTCAATAATATCGACCAACCAAAATCCAGTGGCGGAACAGGAAAAAATTATATCTTAAAAAATGATCTTAATTATTTTCTTTCATCCAAATGGAACTTAAATCTCATCACAGAGTTTCAGGTAAATGACGGTGAAGGCTATCAGTCAGGGATCAAAAAAGTCAGCAGAAATATCGGCTCCGTTTCAGGGTTAGTCCGTTATTTTGCTACTAAAGATCTTCGTTTTGAAGGTGGAATAAAAAAAGATTTTGTTGAAAACATTAGTTCACCTGTTTTATTTTCTCTTTCAGGAAACTGGAAGGCTCTGAAATGGTATGAGACCAGCCTTAATATCTCCAGAAATTTCAGATATCCAACATTTAATGATTTGTACTGGTACCCCGGAGGAAATGAAAATTTGAAGCCTGAAACGTCTTATCAGTTTGAATTAAGAAATCAGTTTAAAATTTCAGATATAAAATTATCTGTAACTCCGTACTATATGAAAATCTACGATATGATACAGTGGCTTCCGTCTTCACTGGGAAATCATTCTCCTGTGAATACCGATGAAGTGGAATCTTATGGTCTGGAATCTCAGATTGAATATGCGAAAAAGTTTGGCAATCATGCCCTGAAAGGAAACCTGGGATATTCTTACAGCAAGTCCGTCAATATGGAAACGCATAAACAGCAAATGTATGTTCCGCTTCATAAATTCTTTGGAAATATTGATTATCAGTATCAATTCTTAAGAGTATATGTTCAGGGAATGTTCAACGGACTTACCTATACAGATACCGATGAAAAAAGAAGCGCCGCTATTGATCCTTATTTTGTGATGAATGCAGGAGTTTCCGGAACAGTTTTGAAGAACTACACTTTAGGATTTAAAGTGAATAATATTTTCAATCAGGTTTATCAATCGACCGCATATTATTATATGCCACAAAGACATTACAGCATTAACCTTACTATTAATTTTTAA
- a CDS encoding CCA tRNA nucleotidyltransferase → MTINLNQNQNLKLFKIISEVADRNNQSVYVVGGYVRDLLMKRKASTDIDFVTEQSGIELAQNVGKEIDPKMKVSVFKTYGTAMIKYKDLELEFVGARKESYTENSRKPEVEGGTIEDDQKRRDFTVNAMAISLNKDNFGALIDPFNGINDLEKGILRTPLEPAQTYSDDPLRMMRAIRFASTLQFHIEEKSLEAIKQEAERIKIVSMERIMVEFNKIMLSQKPSTGLKLMEQTGLMKLIIPELIDLKGVEEVEGQTHKDNFYHTLEVVDNISENTDNLWLRWSALLHDIGKAPTKKFVEGTGWTFHGHEFLGSKMVKTLFQRLKLPLGPDMKYVQKMVKLSSRPIALITDDASDSALRRLLFDAGEDLEDLFTLCKADITTKNSKKQEKFKKNFEYVAVKIKEVEEKDQVRNFQPPISGEEIMEMFNLKPGREIGILKEKVKEAILEGEIGNDSEEARNFVIAEAEKLGLTLA, encoded by the coding sequence ATGACAATCAATTTAAATCAAAATCAAAATTTAAAGCTTTTCAAAATAATTTCTGAGGTTGCAGACAGAAATAACCAGTCTGTATATGTTGTTGGAGGTTATGTCCGGGATTTACTGATGAAAAGAAAAGCTTCAACGGATATTGATTTTGTGACAGAACAAAGCGGTATTGAACTCGCTCAGAATGTAGGAAAGGAAATTGATCCTAAAATGAAAGTTTCTGTTTTTAAAACCTACGGAACGGCAATGATCAAATATAAAGATCTTGAGCTGGAATTTGTAGGAGCAAGAAAGGAAAGCTATACTGAAAACAGCCGTAAACCGGAAGTGGAAGGAGGGACTATTGAAGACGATCAGAAGAGAAGAGATTTCACGGTGAACGCAATGGCGATTTCCTTAAATAAAGACAATTTCGGAGCACTGATAGATCCTTTTAACGGAATTAATGATTTAGAAAAAGGGATTTTAAGAACTCCCTTAGAACCTGCTCAAACCTATTCTGATGATCCTTTGAGAATGATGAGGGCGATTCGTTTTGCATCAACATTACAGTTTCATATTGAAGAGAAATCTTTGGAAGCCATTAAGCAGGAAGCAGAAAGGATCAAGATTGTTTCTATGGAAAGAATTATGGTTGAGTTCAACAAAATCATGCTTTCCCAAAAGCCTTCCACTGGATTAAAATTAATGGAGCAAACGGGCTTAATGAAATTAATTATTCCTGAATTGATAGATCTGAAAGGAGTAGAAGAAGTGGAAGGACAGACTCATAAAGATAATTTTTATCATACGTTAGAAGTTGTTGATAACATTTCTGAAAATACAGATAATCTGTGGCTGCGTTGGTCGGCATTGCTTCATGATATAGGAAAAGCTCCGACCAAAAAATTCGTTGAAGGAACAGGCTGGACTTTCCACGGACATGAGTTTTTAGGTTCAAAAATGGTGAAAACGTTATTTCAGAGACTGAAATTGCCTTTAGGACCTGATATGAAGTATGTTCAGAAAATGGTAAAACTATCATCGCGCCCGATCGCATTAATTACAGATGATGCTTCAGATTCTGCCCTGAGAAGATTATTGTTTGATGCCGGAGAAGATCTTGAAGATTTATTCACACTTTGTAAAGCCGATATCACTACAAAAAATTCTAAAAAACAGGAGAAATTCAAGAAAAATTTTGAATATGTTGCGGTGAAGATCAAAGAAGTGGAGGAAAAAGATCAGGTGAGAAATTTCCAGCCGCCTATTTCAGGGGAAGAAATTATGGAAATGTTTAATCTGAAACCCGGTCGCGAAATCGGTATTTTAAAGGAAAAAGTAAAAGAAGCCATTCTTGAAGGCGAAATCGGGAATGACAGTGAAGAGGCCCGCAATTTTGTAATTGCTGAAGCAGAGAAGCTGGGATTGACTTTAGCCTAA
- a CDS encoding L-threonylcarbamoyladenylate synthase, which translates to MENIIEILRSGGTILYPTDTIWGIGCDATNIEAVNKIFDIKKREKNKSMIILVESEKRLQELVDVPEMAWEIIDLSEKPVTIVYENPRGLPKELLAEDGSIGIRLVKNDFCKKLITKLNKPLVSTSANFSGDKSPLKFSDISPEIISLVDYAVEEEREKVSKYSGSSVIKIWSDNRIKVLRE; encoded by the coding sequence ATGGAAAACATCATAGAAATATTAAGATCCGGTGGAACAATCCTTTACCCAACAGATACAATTTGGGGAATAGGTTGTGATGCCACGAATATAGAAGCGGTCAACAAGATTTTTGACATCAAAAAGCGTGAAAAGAATAAATCCATGATTATTTTGGTGGAATCTGAAAAGAGATTGCAGGAATTGGTAGATGTTCCCGAAATGGCTTGGGAAATTATTGACTTGAGTGAAAAACCGGTAACAATCGTTTATGAAAATCCACGTGGTTTACCTAAGGAATTACTGGCTGAAGATGGAAGCATAGGAATTCGTTTGGTGAAGAATGATTTTTGTAAGAAATTAATTACCAAATTAAATAAACCGTTGGTTTCAACCTCTGCCAACTTCAGTGGTGATAAAAGCCCATTGAAATTTTCAGATATTTCTCCGGAAATCATCAGTCTTGTGGATTATGCGGTGGAAGAAGAAAGAGAGAAAGTTTCAAAATATTCCGGTTCTTCGGTAATAAAAATCTGGAGCGATAATAGGATAAAAGTTTTGAGAGAATAA
- the tnpA gene encoding IS200/IS605 family transposase — translation MPFIKIYIHVVFSTKNRIPYFNTSELKIKVWKHIKENATEKGIFLDIVNGYSDHCHCLISLSSNQNIEKVVQLLKGESSHWINKNQLTKEKFAWQDEYFAVSVSESMVESVRQYIKNQETHHSKKPFTEEYQEFIEKYNFK, via the coding sequence ATGCCATTTATTAAAATTTATATTCATGTCGTTTTCTCGACAAAAAATAGAATACCTTATTTCAATACTTCAGAATTAAAAATAAAAGTTTGGAAACATATTAAAGAAAATGCGACTGAAAAAGGAATTTTTCTAGATATTGTTAATGGTTATTCGGATCATTGTCACTGTTTAATTTCTCTCAGCTCAAATCAAAATATTGAAAAAGTTGTTCAATTATTGAAAGGAGAATCTTCGCATTGGATAAATAAAAATCAATTGACGAAAGAAAAATTTGCTTGGCAGGATGAATATTTTGCAGTTTCTGTTTCTGAATCTATGGTTGAATCAGTTAGGCAGTATATTAAAAATCAAGAAACCCATCATAGTAAGAAACCATTTACAGAGGAGTATCAGGAATTTATTGAGAAATATAATTTTAAATAG
- a CDS encoding DinB family protein, giving the protein MTDFQKYVQRYLDNIPSEDWLGELKKSGEKTVEIFSNLTEEQSLFAYADGKWTLKELLLHLSDTERVFQYRILAFSRGDKNELPGFDEELYADQSFANGRSLESLLEEYKTVRKSSQILLETLDPSVLNNIGTANGNQISVETIGKLIIGHNYHHLNIIEERYLPNL; this is encoded by the coding sequence ATGACTGATTTTCAAAAATACGTACAAAGATATTTAGACAATATTCCATCCGAAGACTGGTTGGGAGAATTAAAAAAATCGGGAGAAAAAACAGTTGAAATTTTTTCAAATCTTACGGAGGAGCAATCGCTTTTTGCTTATGCAGACGGAAAATGGACTCTGAAAGAGTTGCTTTTGCATTTATCAGATACAGAAAGAGTTTTTCAATACAGAATTTTAGCATTCTCAAGAGGTGATAAAAATGAATTACCGGGTTTTGATGAAGAATTGTATGCCGATCAGTCTTTTGCTAATGGAAGAAGCTTGGAGTCTTTACTGGAAGAATATAAAACTGTTAGAAAATCTTCACAAATTTTACTGGAAACATTGGATCCGTCAGTTCTAAATAATATAGGAACGGCTAACGGAAATCAGATTTCCGTAGAAACCATCGGTAAACTGATTATCGGACACAATTACCATCACCTGAATATTATTGAGGAAAGATATTTGCCTAATTTGTGA
- a CDS encoding GNAT family N-acetyltransferase — protein MKNTRKATIQDLQQLAELFDQYRIFYHKDSDIPAAKNFLTERIQTKDSEIFVAESEGMLVGFVQLYPLFSSTRMKRYWLLNDLYVDENYRGKGFSKELIDNAKELAKLTDAAGILLETGKTNDIGNKLYPSCGFEIYDEVNFYEWTNK, from the coding sequence ATGAAAAACACCAGAAAAGCTACAATTCAGGATTTGCAACAATTGGCTGAATTGTTTGACCAGTACAGGATTTTTTACCATAAAGATTCGGATATCCCGGCAGCTAAAAATTTTTTAACTGAAAGAATTCAAACCAAAGATTCTGAAATTTTTGTTGCTGAAAGTGAAGGGATGTTAGTTGGCTTTGTCCAGCTATATCCATTGTTTTCATCAACAAGAATGAAACGGTATTGGCTGCTGAATGATTTATATGTCGATGAAAATTATCGTGGCAAAGGCTTTTCAAAAGAATTGATAGACAATGCTAAAGAGCTTGCAAAATTAACTGATGCTGCGGGGATTCTTCTTGAAACAGGAAAAACCAATGATATCGGAAATAAACTATACCCATCTTGCGGATTCGAAATTTATGATGAGGTGAATTTCTACGAATGGACAAATAAGTAA
- a CDS encoding nuclear transport factor 2 family protein → MRKIQIILLLILGQIAYAQVKNSDELYKTAKKLDSLIFDVGFNRCDLSHYDAIVSDDLEFYHDKGGITAGKEAFIASIKNNICGGPNKVKRELVPNSMKVYPLYSNNTLYAFIQEGEHDFAELYQGKWNKGSRAKFTILWILDGKNWKMKRVLSYDHHL, encoded by the coding sequence ATGAGAAAGATTCAGATTATATTGTTATTGATTTTAGGTCAGATTGCATACGCTCAGGTAAAAAATTCTGATGAATTGTATAAAACAGCAAAAAAGTTAGATAGTCTGATATTTGATGTCGGATTCAATAGATGTGATCTTTCTCATTATGATGCTATCGTGAGTGATGATCTTGAATTTTACCACGATAAAGGTGGAATCACTGCCGGAAAGGAGGCTTTTATAGCTTCTATTAAGAATAATATATGTGGTGGACCTAACAAGGTAAAACGGGAGCTGGTTCCGAACAGTATGAAAGTGTATCCTTTGTATAGCAATAACACGTTGTATGCTTTTATCCAGGAAGGAGAACATGATTTTGCTGAACTTTATCAGGGAAAATGGAATAAAGGAAGCCGGGCTAAATTTACCATTCTCTGGATTTTGGACGGAAAGAACTGGAAAATGAAACGCGTGCTGAGCTACGATCATCATTTATAA
- a CDS encoding cystathionine gamma-synthase, which yields MNFNTKVIHGGQHHESATGSVNVPVFLTSTFAQKSPGVHSGYEYSRAANPTRQALEDSLASIENGARGLAFGSGLAAIDCVLKLLNPGDEVIAVDDLYGGTYRMFTRLFEKYQLKFTFVNFDNASKIADIITDKTKLIWVETPTNPLMKLVDIKAVVEVAKGKDILVAVDNTFATPYLQRPIDLGADIVMHSATKYLGGHSDVIAGALIAKDAELGDKLHFIQFASGGILGPHDSYLVLRGIKTLALRVQRHSENGMAVAKYLESHPAVDKVIYPGLESHPQYELAKSQMKDFGGMVSFTFKSGKKEDAIKFLEKVKVFTLAESLGGVESLANHPALMTHASIPAEKRAELGITDDLVRLSVGIEDAEDLIADLEKAFS from the coding sequence ATGAATTTTAATACAAAAGTTATACACGGAGGACAACACCACGAATCGGCTACAGGTTCTGTGAATGTTCCTGTATTTTTAACGTCTACATTCGCACAAAAAAGTCCGGGAGTACATTCCGGTTATGAATATTCAAGAGCTGCAAATCCTACAAGACAGGCTTTGGAGGACTCTTTGGCAAGCATCGAAAACGGAGCGAGAGGTTTGGCTTTCGGTTCAGGTTTAGCTGCGATTGATTGTGTTTTGAAATTATTAAATCCGGGTGATGAGGTTATTGCAGTGGATGATTTATATGGAGGAACCTACCGAATGTTCACCAGACTTTTCGAAAAATATCAGTTGAAATTTACATTCGTGAATTTTGATAATGCTTCAAAGATTGCTGATATTATTACCGATAAAACGAAATTAATCTGGGTGGAAACTCCAACCAATCCATTGATGAAACTGGTTGATATTAAAGCGGTGGTAGAAGTTGCAAAAGGAAAAGATATTTTAGTTGCGGTTGATAATACCTTTGCAACGCCATATCTTCAGAGGCCGATTGATTTGGGTGCTGATATTGTAATGCATTCTGCAACTAAATATTTAGGAGGTCACTCTGATGTTATTGCAGGAGCTTTGATTGCAAAAGATGCTGAATTGGGAGATAAGCTTCACTTCATCCAATTTGCGAGTGGAGGAATTTTAGGTCCACACGATTCTTATTTGGTATTGAGAGGAATTAAAACATTGGCTTTAAGAGTTCAGAGACATTCTGAAAACGGAATGGCGGTAGCGAAATATTTGGAGTCTCATCCCGCAGTAGACAAAGTAATTTATCCGGGATTGGAATCTCATCCGCAATATGAACTGGCAAAATCTCAGATGAAAGATTTCGGAGGAATGGTTTCTTTCACTTTCAAATCCGGTAAAAAAGAAGATGCAATCAAATTCCTGGAAAAAGTAAAGGTTTTCACTTTAGCAGAATCTCTTGGTGGAGTAGAGTCTTTAGCGAATCATCCCGCTTTGATGACACACGCTTCTATTCCTGCTGAAAAACGTGCTGAATTGGGAATTACGGATGATTTAGTTCGTTTAAGTGTTGGAATTGAAGATGCGGAAGATCTTATTGCAGATTTGGAAAAAGCTTTTTCTTAA
- the gldC gene encoding gliding motility protein GldC: MRKTQITIDVELDENHIPETITWNAQDGGIEKEETKATMISVWDDKAMEALRIDLWTKEMPVDQMKMFIHQVLVSLGNTYQRATGEEDVAQWMEQIAEEFAIKSAIKM, translated from the coding sequence ATGAGAAAAACTCAGATTACGATAGATGTAGAATTAGATGAAAACCACATTCCGGAAACTATTACCTGGAATGCGCAGGATGGAGGAATCGAAAAAGAGGAAACCAAAGCAACCATGATCTCTGTTTGGGATGATAAAGCAATGGAAGCATTAAGAATTGATCTTTGGACCAAGGAAATGCCGGTTGACCAAATGAAAATGTTTATTCATCAGGTTTTGGTTTCTCTTGGAAATACGTATCAAAGAGCGACAGGGGAAGAAGATGTGGCACAGTGGATGGAGCAGATAGCAGAAGAATTTGCTATTAAATCTGCCATAAAAATGTAA
- the gldB gene encoding gliding motility lipoprotein GldB, with the protein MKIFRIAILSSILVLSLDSCKKEQESQWKVEIEKPAEKVQVVDISKMFYDKNVPLEQFKTQFPWFQGTVPDEDFAKRRTDGNEIKIYNEAIHKIDVNKLQTELQELFSHIKYYYPKFNSPKVYLFSSALQMAQDPIIYDEKTGFLFIDITGFMGDGNPNYKGLELYFQKSMNPANIVPKVSQIFAENIVTAPTEQKFVDQLILNGKIMTLQDAFLPNFPDYLKMNYTQKQYDWAVTNEANIWNYFVESNLVFSDDPRLVERFISPGPFSKFYTEIDNESSPQIGIFTGWQICKSYLKQNPETKLVDFLKIDAQTIFNQSGYKPKN; encoded by the coding sequence ATGAAGATTTTCCGAATTGCTATACTTTCTTCCATTTTAGTTTTAAGCTTAGATTCGTGTAAAAAAGAGCAGGAGTCACAATGGAAGGTAGAAATCGAAAAGCCGGCAGAAAAAGTGCAGGTGGTGGATATTTCTAAAATGTTTTATGATAAAAATGTTCCGTTGGAGCAGTTTAAAACTCAATTTCCGTGGTTTCAGGGAACAGTGCCTGATGAAGATTTTGCAAAAAGAAGAACGGATGGGAATGAAATTAAAATCTACAATGAGGCAATTCATAAAATAGATGTTAACAAACTTCAGACTGAGCTTCAGGAATTATTTTCACACATAAAATACTATTACCCCAAATTTAACAGCCCGAAAGTATACTTATTTTCGTCTGCTTTGCAAATGGCTCAGGATCCGATTATTTATGATGAAAAAACTGGGTTCTTGTTTATTGATATTACAGGATTTATGGGAGATGGAAACCCTAATTATAAAGGATTGGAACTATATTTCCAAAAATCTATGAACCCGGCTAATATTGTGCCCAAAGTTTCCCAAATTTTTGCAGAGAATATAGTAACAGCTCCAACAGAACAGAAGTTTGTAGATCAGCTGATTCTTAATGGGAAGATTATGACCCTTCAGGATGCCTTTTTACCAAACTTCCCGGATTATCTTAAAATGAATTACACTCAAAAACAATACGACTGGGCGGTTACCAATGAAGCGAATATCTGGAATTATTTTGTGGAGAGTAATTTAGTGTTCAGCGATGATCCCAGATTGGTAGAACGTTTTATTTCTCCGGGACCGTTCTCAAAATTTTATACAGAAATAGATAATGAATCTTCTCCTCAGATCGGTATTTTTACTGGGTGGCAGATTTGTAAATCTTACTTAAAACAAAATCCGGAAACGAAACTGGTGGATTTCTTAAAAATAGATGCACAGACCATTTTCAACCAATCAGGATATAAGCCTAAAAATTAA
- the nadE gene encoding NAD(+) synthase yields MQTQKVIDHIVNWLKDYATKANVKGYVIGVSGGVDSGVVSTLCAMTGLEVLLLEMPIRQKQDQVNRAQDHIEDLKRRFPNVQGKRIDLTPVFETFENSVEDHVEGRWSNNLSLANTRSRFRMVTLYYFGQLHGLLVCGTGNKVEDFGIGFYTKYGDGGVDVSPIADLYKTEVYQLAKELNLIESIQNAIPTDGLWDAERTDEDQIGATYPELEKIQKEYGTKAVEDYEGRDKEVFMIFDRMHKAAKHKMVPIPICDIPEEWREG; encoded by the coding sequence ATGCAGACACAAAAAGTAATAGATCATATCGTAAACTGGCTGAAAGATTATGCCACCAAAGCAAATGTAAAAGGATATGTAATAGGAGTTTCGGGCGGTGTAGATTCCGGTGTGGTTTCTACCTTATGTGCCATGACCGGGCTTGAAGTTTTGCTTTTGGAAATGCCGATTAGGCAAAAGCAGGATCAGGTAAACCGAGCTCAGGATCATATTGAAGATTTAAAAAGAAGATTTCCGAATGTTCAGGGAAAGAGAATTGATCTGACTCCCGTTTTTGAAACTTTCGAAAACAGTGTAGAAGACCATGTGGAAGGAAGATGGAGCAACAATTTATCTTTGGCCAATACAAGATCCCGTTTCAGAATGGTTACTCTATATTATTTTGGTCAGCTTCACGGACTTTTAGTTTGCGGAACAGGAAATAAAGTGGAAGACTTCGGGATTGGTTTTTACACCAAATACGGAGATGGCGGTGTAGATGTTTCTCCAATTGCCGATCTTTATAAAACTGAAGTTTACCAACTGGCAAAAGAATTAAACCTTATTGAAAGTATTCAGAATGCAATTCCTACGGACGGACTTTGGGATGCGGAAAGAACCGACGAAGATCAAATTGGTGCAACTTATCCTGAGCTTGAAAAAATTCAGAAAGAATACGGAACTAAAGCAGTGGAAGACTATGAAGGTCGCGATAAAGAAGTCTTTATGATTTTTGACAGAATGCATAAAGCGGCAAAACATAAAATGGTTCCGATTCCTATCTGTGATATTCCGGAAGAGTGGAGAGAAGGGTAA